The sequence TCACCGAGACGTACCGGACCGCGCTGGTCGAGTAGCCGTGCACCAGCAGCACCTCGGAATGCTCGCCCGCCGTGCGGACCAGCAGGCCGACCCGGCTGCGGTAGAGCACCCACCACACGGCCGGCGCCACGAAGTACGACAGGTACGTCAGTGGGTCATGGTCGAACAGGATCGGCCCCAGCCACGGGATGGACGCCAGGCCCGGCACCTTCCACGGGTTGAGCGCGTGGATCTGCCGGCCCACGTAGGCGGCGCCGAACAGGGAGGTCAGGCCGAGCGCGAAGAACATCACCGTCAGGCCCGACGCGAACTGGTTGGCCTTGCGCGCGATGACCAGGATCGCGTGCACGGCCGACAGCGCCGCCCCGGCGCCGATCCCGGCTAGGACGCCGACCCACGCGCTGCCCGAGGTCGCCGTCGCCGCGTACGCGGCCAGGGCGCCGCCGAGCATGCTGCCCTCGGTGCCGAGGTTGATGACGCCGGCCCGCTCCGAGATGGTCTCGCCGAGCCCGGCGTACATGATCGCCGTCCCACCGCCGACCGCGCCGGACAGCACGTCCACCGCCAGGTTGCTCATCGCGCCGTCCCGTTCTTGCGCCGGGCCGTCCAACCGAGAACGGCGATGAGCACGAGGCCCATGAGGATGTTGACCGTCGCGGCCGGCAGCCCCGAGTCGAGCTGGAGGCTGTCGCCGGCGACCGTGATCGCCGCGAGCGCCACGGCGGCCACGACGACGCTCACCGGGTTGTGGCGGGCGAGCCAGCTCGCGAGGAACGCGATGTAGCCGAAGTTGGTGGTGATGCCGGTGCGCAGCTTGTACTCGACGCCGGCGTAGTGGACCATCCCGCCGAGGCCGGCCAGCGCCCCGCCGACGAGCATCGCCGAGAGCAGCAGCATCGCGACCGGGAGC is a genomic window of Pseudofrankia inefficax containing:
- a CDS encoding ABC transporter permease, translating into MSNLAVDVLSGAVGGGTAIMYAGLGETISERAGVINLGTEGSMLGGALAAYAATATSGSAWVGVLAGIGAGAALSAVHAILVIARKANQFASGLTVMFFALGLTSLFGAAYVGRQIHALNPWKVPGLASIPWLGPILFDHDPLTYLSYFVAPAVWWVLYRSRVGLLVRTAGEHSEVLLVHGYSTSAVRYVSVIVGGGLCGLGGAQLSIAYSNAWFENMTVGRGFIAVALVIFATWNPLRVMAGSYLFGAALALSPALQARGYGINQFALDAIPFVVTILVLAILGKRTLLAAPDELRRVFETRTT